A section of the Rhizobium sp. BG4 genome encodes:
- the odc2 gene encoding ornithine/lysine decarboxylase, whose product MTTQRIRDFLATRRPDGPCLVVDLDVVRDNFSAFRHAMPDSAIYYAVKANPAPEVLKLLADMGSNFDCASVAEIEMALNAGATAARISYGNTIKKERDVARAHALGVSLFAVDSHEEVEKISRAAPGARVFCRVLTDGEGAEWPLSRKFGCVPQMAVDVLVYAHQLGLESYGVSFHVGSQMTKVDAWDSALADAKRVFVQLAKQGIHLQMVNMGGGFPTKYLRDVPSAEAYGRAIYQSLRDHFGNNLPKTIIEPGRGMVGNAGVIKTEVVLISKKSDNDAARWVFLDIGKFGGLAETMDEAIRYPIRTERDQDEMEPCVIAGPTCDSADVLYEKNLYPLPLTLSIGDEILIEGTGAYTTTYSAVAFNGFEPLKAYII is encoded by the coding sequence ATGACCACTCAGCGCATCCGCGACTTTCTCGCAACCCGACGTCCCGACGGTCCCTGCCTCGTGGTTGACCTCGACGTCGTTCGTGACAATTTCTCCGCTTTCCGCCACGCCATGCCGGACAGCGCTATCTACTATGCAGTCAAGGCAAACCCGGCTCCGGAAGTTCTGAAGCTGCTTGCCGACATGGGTTCCAACTTCGATTGCGCGTCCGTCGCTGAAATCGAAATGGCGCTGAATGCTGGTGCGACCGCTGCCCGTATTTCCTACGGAAACACGATCAAGAAGGAACGCGACGTTGCCCGCGCGCATGCGCTCGGCGTCAGCCTCTTCGCGGTCGACAGCCATGAGGAAGTCGAGAAGATCTCGCGCGCCGCTCCCGGCGCCCGTGTGTTCTGCCGCGTTCTGACCGATGGCGAAGGCGCCGAATGGCCGCTGTCGCGCAAGTTTGGCTGCGTCCCGCAAATGGCCGTCGACGTTCTCGTCTACGCTCACCAGCTGGGTCTGGAGTCCTACGGCGTATCGTTCCACGTCGGTTCGCAGATGACCAAGGTCGATGCCTGGGATTCGGCTCTTGCCGATGCCAAGCGTGTCTTCGTTCAGCTGGCCAAGCAGGGCATCCACCTGCAGATGGTTAACATGGGCGGCGGCTTCCCGACCAAGTACCTGCGTGACGTTCCGTCGGCGGAAGCCTACGGCCGTGCGATCTACCAGAGCCTCCGTGACCACTTCGGCAACAACCTGCCGAAGACGATCATCGAGCCGGGCCGCGGCATGGTCGGCAATGCAGGCGTCATCAAGACGGAAGTCGTGCTGATCTCGAAGAAGTCGGACAACGATGCAGCCCGCTGGGTGTTCCTCGACATCGGCAAGTTCGGCGGTCTGGCCGAAACCATGGACGAAGCCATTCGCTACCCGATCCGCACCGAGCGCGATCAGGACGAGATGGAACCCTGCGTCATTGCCGGCCCGACCTGCGATTCTGCAGACGTGCTGTACGAAAAGAATCTCTATCCGCTGCCGCTCACTCTCTCGATCGGCGACGAGATCCTGATCGAAGGCACCGGCGCCTACACGACCACCTATTCGGCGGTCGCTTTCAACGGCTTTGAGCCGCTGAAGGCCTACATCATCTGA
- a CDS encoding N-acetyltransferase has protein sequence MAAVLDSVRAFFAPSIFTIDAENPSDVVARENLLDRAMGPNRRKKSSEKIRRGRVPAEGLALVARDGDAHLIGTVRLWNVEAGVSSEGTPITALLLGPLAVDSAYEGKGIGGALMRAAILEAKNRGHGAILLVGDAAYYERFGFFAEGARHLVMPGPFERSRFLALELVEGWLDGAAGMIVPTGRMLTSAPVRKAA, from the coding sequence ATGGCCGCTGTTCTTGATTCTGTCCGCGCATTCTTTGCGCCTTCCATTTTCACCATCGATGCCGAGAACCCTTCGGATGTCGTGGCACGCGAGAATCTTCTCGACCGCGCCATGGGCCCGAACCGCCGCAAGAAGTCGTCGGAAAAGATCCGCCGTGGCCGCGTTCCTGCCGAAGGTCTGGCACTCGTCGCCCGCGATGGCGACGCTCATCTGATCGGTACCGTACGTCTCTGGAACGTCGAGGCCGGCGTCAGCAGCGAGGGCACGCCGATCACGGCGCTGCTGCTCGGCCCGCTTGCCGTCGATTCCGCCTATGAAGGCAAGGGCATCGGTGGTGCGCTGATGCGTGCGGCGATTCTCGAAGCGAAGAACCGCGGTCACGGTGCGATCCTGCTGGTCGGCGATGCGGCTTACTACGAGCGTTTCGGCTTCTTTGCCGAGGGTGCTCGCCATCTCGTCATGCCCGGTCCGTTCGAACGCTCGCGCTTCCTGGCGCTGGAGCTGGTCGAGGGCTGGCTTGACGGCGCTGCCGGCATGATCGTGCCCACGGGCCGCATGCTGACGAGCGCGCCGGTCCGGAAGGCGGCCTGA
- a CDS encoding NAD(P)-dependent oxidoreductase, with protein MARVAVIGATGHVGTYLVPRLLEAGHEVIAISRGRSEPYTPHASWKSVEWKEMDRADLERDGSFGRAIRALKADIVIDKICFTLDSARQLGEALNGHVGHLLHTGTIWTHGHSLAVPTREDAAKAPFGDYGIQKKAIEDYFLQEARLRGLPVTLIHPGHIVGRGWAPLNPAGHFNLSAFETIARGDQLTLPNFGLETVHHVHADDIAALFMAAIGNWRASTGESFHAVSEQALTLRGYAEAMYRWFGHEPKLAFKPYDEWKKEQPPVDAAATWEHIARSPNCSMEKARNLLNFRPRYSSLEAVQDSAGWLIENGKIAG; from the coding sequence ATGGCACGCGTCGCCGTTATCGGAGCAACAGGTCACGTCGGCACCTATCTGGTGCCGCGGCTGCTCGAGGCCGGGCATGAGGTGATCGCGATCAGCCGCGGCCGGTCGGAGCCCTACACGCCGCATGCCTCCTGGAAGAGCGTCGAATGGAAGGAAATGGATCGCGCCGATCTCGAGCGCGACGGCAGTTTCGGCCGGGCGATCCGCGCCCTGAAGGCGGATATCGTCATCGACAAGATCTGCTTCACGCTTGATAGCGCCCGCCAGCTCGGCGAAGCCCTGAACGGCCATGTCGGTCATCTGCTGCATACCGGCACGATCTGGACGCATGGACATTCTCTAGCCGTGCCGACCCGCGAGGATGCTGCAAAGGCGCCCTTCGGCGACTACGGCATCCAGAAGAAGGCAATCGAGGATTACTTCCTGCAGGAAGCCAGGCTCCGCGGCCTGCCGGTGACGCTCATTCATCCCGGCCATATCGTCGGCCGCGGCTGGGCGCCGCTCAATCCGGCCGGTCATTTCAATCTCTCGGCCTTCGAGACTATCGCCCGTGGCGACCAGCTGACGCTGCCGAATTTCGGCCTGGAAACCGTCCACCACGTCCATGCGGATGATATCGCCGCCCTGTTCATGGCGGCGATCGGCAACTGGCGAGCCTCGACCGGCGAAAGCTTCCACGCCGTCTCCGAACAGGCGCTGACACTGCGCGGCTATGCCGAGGCGATGTATCGCTGGTTCGGCCACGAACCGAAGCTCGCCTTCAAGCCTTATGACGAATGGAAGAAAGAGCAGCCGCCAGTCGACGCGGCGGCGACATGGGAACATATCGCCCGCAGCCCGAACTGCTCGATGGAGAAGGCCCGCAATCTTCTGAATTTCCGGCCGCGCTACAGCTCGCTGGAAGCGGTGCAGGATTCCGCCGGCTGGCTGATCGAGAACGGCAAGATCGCCGGCTGA
- a CDS encoding serine hydrolase: MQRFLAALIVVVTMPFSAFAEGQRLGDLLESLRTRQDLTPLKSVVIARDGQIVAEQGYRGHKTSESANIKSASKSIISAMVGIAISKGLLEGPDQKIASILRADLPDNPDPRLSEITIGNLLSMQAGLGRMSGPNYGRWVSSRNWVRFALAQPFDDEPGGQMLYSTASTHLLSAILTKVGGKSTLALARDWFEPVDGFRIGAWERDPQGIYLGGNQMAMSARSLLAFGELYRNGGKTADGVQVVPADWITQSWQQRTNSRFSGDGYGYGWFERQIGGETVHFAWGYGGQMLYIIPSLNLTVAMTSAESGPSARNGYRDALHNVLGEIIQAARLS, translated from the coding sequence ATGCAAAGATTTCTCGCCGCCCTCATCGTCGTCGTCACCATGCCTTTCTCCGCTTTTGCGGAAGGTCAGCGCCTGGGCGATCTGCTCGAAAGCCTGCGCACCCGTCAGGATCTGACACCGCTGAAATCAGTGGTTATCGCGCGTGATGGCCAGATCGTTGCCGAGCAGGGATATCGTGGTCATAAGACCTCCGAATCCGCCAATATCAAATCGGCCTCGAAGTCTATCATTTCGGCGATGGTCGGTATCGCCATCTCGAAGGGTTTGCTCGAAGGACCTGACCAGAAGATCGCATCGATCCTGCGGGCCGATCTGCCTGACAATCCCGATCCGCGGCTGAGCGAGATCACCATCGGCAATCTGCTCTCCATGCAGGCCGGGCTCGGGCGCATGTCGGGGCCGAACTACGGGCGCTGGGTATCGAGCCGCAACTGGGTGCGCTTCGCGCTCGCCCAGCCTTTCGATGACGAGCCGGGCGGGCAGATGCTCTATTCGACCGCCTCGACCCATCTGCTGTCGGCGATCCTGACCAAGGTCGGCGGCAAGTCGACGCTGGCGCTGGCGCGGGACTGGTTCGAGCCGGTGGACGGTTTCCGCATCGGTGCATGGGAGCGCGATCCGCAGGGCATCTATCTCGGCGGCAATCAGATGGCGATGAGCGCCCGGTCGCTGCTGGCCTTCGGCGAGCTCTATCGTAATGGCGGCAAGACGGCCGATGGCGTGCAGGTCGTGCCTGCCGACTGGATTACGCAGTCATGGCAGCAACGCACCAATTCCCGCTTCTCCGGCGATGGCTATGGCTACGGCTGGTTCGAGCGGCAGATCGGCGGCGAGACGGTGCATTTCGCCTGGGGCTATGGCGGGCAGATGCTCTACATCATCCCGTCACTGAACCTGACGGTCGCCATGACTTCGGCCGAGAGCGGCCCTTCGGCGCGCAACGGCTATCGCGATGCGCTGCATAATGTTCTGGGAGAAATCATCCAGGCGGCGCGGCTTTCGTAA
- a CDS encoding WD40 repeat domain-containing protein: MPTVAPLDLDGHILAVEFLGDTPFFANANGTFHRLEGSEKVTEAHQGMLTCIRDPYSESLISGGEDGKVLRINADASVTELASAPRKWISQVAAGPQGAIAYSYGKSAFVRLSNGETKEFTEERTVEGLAFAPKGLRIAAARYNGVSLHWVTMSAKPVDLEWKGAHTGVTFSPDGNFLVTSMQENALHGWKLDIKPGSEARHMRMTGYPAKVKSLSWSAKGKWLASSGAPAAIVWPFQGKDGPMGKSPLELGTRANIMATSVKFHPAEDILAIGFIDGMILAVRLADSKEALIRRPGKGAITDMSWSKNGKLLAFASEAGDCGVVDIST, translated from the coding sequence ATGCCAACAGTTGCTCCGCTTGATCTCGACGGCCATATCCTGGCCGTCGAATTTTTAGGTGACACCCCCTTCTTCGCCAATGCCAACGGCACCTTCCATCGCCTGGAAGGCAGCGAGAAGGTGACCGAAGCCCATCAGGGCATGCTCACCTGCATCCGCGATCCCTATAGCGAAAGCCTGATTTCAGGCGGCGAAGACGGCAAGGTCTTGCGCATCAATGCCGATGCCAGCGTCACCGAACTCGCCAGCGCGCCGCGCAAGTGGATTTCCCAGGTTGCCGCCGGCCCGCAGGGCGCCATCGCCTACTCCTACGGCAAGAGCGCCTTCGTGCGCCTGTCGAACGGCGAGACCAAGGAATTCACTGAAGAGCGCACGGTCGAGGGCCTCGCCTTCGCGCCGAAAGGCCTGCGCATCGCCGCTGCCCGCTATAATGGCGTGTCGCTGCATTGGGTGACAATGAGCGCCAAACCGGTCGATCTCGAATGGAAGGGCGCGCACACGGGCGTCACCTTCTCGCCCGACGGCAACTTCCTGGTCACCTCGATGCAGGAAAACGCCCTGCATGGCTGGAAGCTCGATATCAAGCCGGGCTCCGAGGCGCGCCACATGCGCATGACCGGCTATCCGGCCAAGGTGAAGTCGCTCTCCTGGTCCGCCAAGGGCAAATGGCTGGCCTCATCTGGCGCACCCGCCGCCATCGTCTGGCCCTTCCAGGGCAAGGATGGCCCGATGGGCAAGTCGCCGTTGGAGCTCGGCACCCGTGCCAACATCATGGCGACCTCGGTGAAATTCCATCCGGCCGAGGATATCCTGGCAATCGGCTTCATCGACGGCATGATCCTCGCCGTGCGCCTTGCCGACAGCAAGGAAGCGCTGATCCGCCGCCCCGGCAAGGGCGCCATCACCGACATGAGCTGGAGCAAGAACGGCAAGCTGCTGGCCTTCGCCTCGGAAGCCGGCGATTGCGGCGTGGTCGATATCTCGACCTGA
- a CDS encoding GTP-binding protein — protein sequence MTDAISTQQKPIPVTVLTGYLGAGKTTLLNRILSENHGKKYAVIVNEFGEIGIDNDLIVESDEEIYEMNNGCVCCTVRGDLIRVVEGLMRRPGRFDGIIVETTGLADPVPVAQTFFMDDDVRAKTELDAVIALVDAKHLPLRLKDSREAEDQIAFADVVLINKTDLVTAEELAQIEDIVHAVNPSARVYKTSRSGVDLARVLDQGAFNLERALENDPHFLEHGHDDHVCGPDCDHDHHHHAHGHDHDHDHHHHDHDHHHHGAVSPIHDVTVQSVSLRGGEMIAERFFPWIQKITQTQGPNILRLKGIIAFKDDAERYVVQGVHMIVEGDHQRPWKDGEKHETRLVFIGRELDREKLEASFKACEAAA from the coding sequence ATGACCGACGCAATTTCCACGCAGCAGAAGCCCATTCCCGTCACTGTGCTCACCGGCTATCTCGGTGCCGGCAAGACGACGCTGCTGAACCGCATTCTTTCGGAAAACCACGGCAAGAAATACGCTGTCATCGTCAACGAGTTCGGCGAGATCGGCATCGACAACGACCTGATCGTCGAGTCCGATGAAGAAATCTACGAAATGAACAACGGCTGCGTCTGTTGCACCGTGCGCGGTGACCTGATCCGCGTCGTCGAGGGCCTGATGCGCCGCCCGGGCCGTTTCGATGGCATCATCGTCGAGACCACCGGCCTTGCCGATCCCGTTCCGGTTGCCCAGACCTTCTTCATGGACGACGATGTCCGCGCCAAGACCGAGCTCGATGCCGTCATCGCCCTCGTCGATGCCAAGCACCTGCCGCTTCGCCTGAAGGACAGCCGCGAAGCCGAAGACCAGATCGCTTTCGCCGACGTCGTGCTCATCAACAAGACCGACCTCGTGACCGCGGAAGAACTGGCGCAGATCGAAGACATCGTCCACGCCGTCAACCCGTCGGCCCGCGTCTACAAGACCAGCCGCTCTGGCGTCGATCTGGCCCGCGTTCTCGACCAAGGCGCCTTCAATCTGGAGCGTGCGCTGGAAAACGATCCGCACTTCCTCGAGCATGGCCATGACGATCACGTCTGCGGCCCGGATTGCGATCACGATCACCATCATCACGCGCATGGTCATGACCATGACCACGATCATCACCACCATGATCACGACCACCATCACCATGGCGCCGTATCGCCGATCCACGACGTGACGGTTCAGTCCGTTTCGCTGCGCGGCGGCGAGATGATCGCCGAACGCTTCTTCCCCTGGATCCAGAAGATCACCCAGACGCAGGGTCCGAACATCCTGCGCCTCAAGGGCATCATCGCCTTCAAGGACGATGCCGAGCGTTACGTCGTTCAGGGCGTCCACATGATCGTCGAGGGCGACCATCAGCGTCCGTGGAAGGACGGCGAGAAGCATGAGACCCGTCTCGTCTTCATCGGCCGCGAACTCGACCGCGAAAAGCTCGAAGCCTCCTTCAAGGCGTGCGAGGCTGCGGCCTGA
- a CDS encoding creatininase family protein, which produces MTVPSLNFADNDPSLTPDERSRWIAILPLGAHEQHGPHLPFDTDTLIAEGIVERLKAALPPSLPVTFLPAEPIGYSVEHMDIEGTKTLTYGEAIHRWLGIAGMLHDLGIRKLVLLNAHGGNSPLTAIVSTEARVHFNMLAVATSWTRFGVPDGVISPEAKAIDIHGGDIETSVMLALHPSKVKMQKAADFPSRQSEFAKRFKHLRAYGPHAFGWKISDLNKTGVAGNAAAATAEKGEALIAHAVKGLVELLQDVDAFDASELG; this is translated from the coding sequence ATGACAGTCCCCTCACTAAACTTTGCGGACAACGATCCGTCGCTGACGCCTGACGAAAGAAGCCGCTGGATCGCCATCTTACCACTTGGCGCACATGAGCAGCATGGCCCCCACCTGCCCTTCGATACTGACACCCTGATCGCCGAGGGCATCGTCGAGCGCCTCAAGGCAGCACTCCCCCCTTCCCTGCCGGTCACATTCCTCCCGGCCGAGCCGATCGGCTATTCGGTCGAGCATATGGATATCGAGGGAACGAAGACGCTCACCTATGGCGAGGCCATCCACCGCTGGCTTGGCATCGCCGGAATGCTGCACGATCTTGGCATCCGCAAGCTGGTGCTCCTCAACGCCCATGGCGGCAACTCGCCGCTGACGGCGATCGTCTCGACCGAGGCGCGCGTCCACTTCAACATGCTGGCGGTCGCCACCAGCTGGACCCGCTTCGGCGTCCCCGATGGCGTCATTTCACCTGAAGCGAAGGCGATCGACATCCATGGCGGCGATATAGAGACATCGGTGATGCTGGCGCTGCATCCATCCAAGGTGAAGATGCAGAAAGCCGCCGACTTTCCCTCGCGCCAGAGTGAATTTGCCAAGCGCTTCAAGCATCTGCGCGCCTATGGGCCGCATGCCTTCGGCTGGAAGATATCCGATCTCAACAAAACCGGCGTCGCCGGCAATGCCGCGGCAGCGACTGCGGAAAAAGGCGAAGCCCTGATTGCGCATGCCGTCAAAGGTCTGGTCGAGCTGCTGCAGGATGTCGATGCCTTCGACGCATCCGAACTAGGTTGA
- a CDS encoding MarR family transcriptional regulator encodes MGKKNKDGKKNKSKKKDQTEYTVADLSPALTQAARSMRTVLSRNLLESGLYAGQDGVILSLSESDGMTAGGLAQRLGVKAPTMTRTIGRMEAQGFLERKPDAEDARLTKVYLTELGRGSVQAIEMAGSSCDKLATLDFSDKEIRNLVRLLKAIDSNLQAEVQHFEEPDEN; translated from the coding sequence ATGGGCAAGAAGAACAAGGACGGCAAGAAGAACAAGTCCAAGAAGAAGGACCAGACCGAATATACGGTCGCCGATCTCTCGCCCGCCCTGACGCAGGCGGCGCGCTCGATGCGCACCGTGCTGTCGCGCAATCTTCTCGAAAGCGGCCTCTATGCCGGACAGGACGGCGTGATCCTGTCGCTTTCCGAAAGCGACGGCATGACGGCGGGCGGCCTTGCCCAGCGGCTCGGCGTCAAGGCGCCGACGATGACCCGCACGATCGGCCGCATGGAGGCGCAGGGCTTCCTCGAGCGCAAGCCGGATGCCGAAGATGCGCGCCTCACCAAGGTCTATCTGACGGAGCTCGGCCGCGGCAGCGTGCAGGCGATCGAAATGGCCGGATCCTCCTGCGACAAGCTTGCGACCCTCGATTTCTCCGACAAGGAAATCCGCAATCTCGTTCGTCTGCTGAAAGCGATCGACAGCAATCTCCAGGCCGAGGTGCAGCATTTCGAAGAGCCGGACGAAAATTAA
- a CDS encoding LacI family DNA-binding transcriptional regulator: protein MAQKIKLSTIAETLGISTATVSLALRDSPLVAGSTRDKIKEQARALGYIYNRRAASLRTSRSGIIGVVVHDIMNPFYGEILKAIESELDRSRHTFILSNHYDSVEKQRTFIETLLQLGGDGVIMSPAIGTPPEDLQLTEDNGMPAILVARSMDVMDLPTYRGDDSYGISLATNHLIGLGHRSIAMIGGTDQTSTGRDRYQGYVNALRKAGIEVDPNLRIPGPRSKQGGFEAAVHFLSLPQKPTAAVCWNDLVAIGLMNGISRAGLVPGRDISVTGYDDLEEASIATPALTTVWNGQAEVGRLAARALLDRLAGSHEPDGIHLIKPEMRIRQSTSPVSSRS from the coding sequence GTGGCTCAAAAGATCAAGCTTTCGACGATTGCCGAAACACTCGGTATTTCAACGGCAACCGTCTCTCTTGCCCTACGCGACAGCCCGCTCGTGGCTGGCAGCACCCGCGACAAGATCAAGGAACAGGCCCGGGCGCTCGGCTATATCTATAACCGCCGCGCCGCCAGCCTGCGCACCTCGCGCTCCGGCATCATCGGCGTCGTGGTGCATGACATCATGAACCCGTTCTACGGGGAAATCCTGAAAGCGATCGAGAGCGAACTCGACCGCAGCCGCCACACCTTCATTCTGTCGAACCATTACGACTCCGTTGAGAAGCAGCGCACCTTCATCGAGACGCTGCTGCAGCTCGGCGGCGACGGCGTGATCATGTCGCCGGCAATCGGCACACCGCCCGAGGACCTGCAGCTGACCGAGGATAACGGCATGCCGGCGATCCTCGTTGCGCGTTCGATGGATGTCATGGACCTGCCGACCTATCGCGGCGATGACAGCTACGGCATCTCGCTTGCCACCAATCACCTGATCGGCCTTGGCCATCGCTCGATCGCGATGATCGGCGGCACCGACCAGACCTCGACCGGCCGCGACCGCTACCAGGGCTATGTCAACGCGCTGCGCAAGGCCGGCATCGAGGTCGATCCGAACCTGCGCATTCCTGGGCCGCGCTCGAAGCAGGGCGGCTTCGAAGCCGCCGTCCACTTCCTGTCTCTGCCGCAGAAACCGACGGCCGCCGTCTGCTGGAACGATCTCGTCGCGATCGGCCTGATGAACGGTATTTCCCGCGCCGGTCTGGTTCCCGGCCGCGACATATCGGTCACCGGCTATGACGACCTCGAGGAAGCATCGATCGCAACACCTGCACTGACCACCGTCTGGAACGGCCAGGCGGAAGTCGGCCGGCTTGCGGCGCGCGCGCTGCTCGATCGCCTTGCCGGCAGCCACGAGCCCGATGGTATTCACCTGATCAAGCCGGAGATGCGCATCCGTCAGTCGACGAGCCCCGTCAGCTCCCGCTCATAG
- a CDS encoding 2-hydroxyacid dehydrogenase, protein MSRIAILVPGKIHDRVPARLQEHFELVPAGRDANGKLAIDAETAKRIRGVAVSGTINAADIDGLPAVEVISSFGVGYDGVDVKHAASKNVIVTNTPDVLNDEVADTALALLLNTAREFPRAENWLRDGNWKPGVNYPLSRFSLKGRHVGMFGLGRIGQEIAARLEPFKVKISYHTRSRNPDVAYDYYPSLKELAAAVDTLIAIVPKTPQTHKVVDADILSALGSGGIFINVGRGWSVDEDALIAALKNGVIGAAGLDVFYDEPNVPAGLLDLPNAVLLPHLASGSVPTRNAMADLVVDNLISWFQQGKPLTPVPETPVKA, encoded by the coding sequence ATGTCCCGCATTGCCATTCTCGTTCCCGGGAAGATACACGATCGCGTTCCTGCCAGACTGCAGGAGCATTTCGAACTGGTACCGGCGGGGCGTGACGCAAATGGCAAGCTGGCAATCGATGCCGAAACGGCGAAGCGCATCCGTGGTGTCGCGGTTTCCGGGACGATCAATGCAGCCGATATCGACGGGCTTCCCGCTGTCGAGGTGATCTCGAGCTTCGGCGTCGGCTATGACGGCGTCGATGTGAAGCATGCGGCCTCGAAGAACGTCATCGTCACCAATACGCCCGATGTGCTGAACGACGAGGTCGCCGACACGGCGCTGGCGCTGCTTCTCAACACCGCCCGCGAATTCCCGCGCGCCGAAAACTGGCTGCGCGACGGCAACTGGAAGCCGGGCGTCAATTATCCGCTTTCGCGCTTTTCGCTTAAGGGACGGCATGTCGGCATGTTCGGTCTTGGCCGCATCGGTCAGGAAATCGCCGCGCGGCTGGAGCCTTTCAAGGTCAAGATCAGCTACCACACGCGCAGCCGCAACCCGGATGTCGCCTATGACTACTATCCGTCGCTGAAGGAGCTGGCCGCCGCCGTCGATACGCTGATCGCCATCGTTCCGAAGACGCCGCAGACCCACAAGGTCGTCGATGCCGATATCCTCTCGGCACTCGGATCCGGTGGTATCTTCATCAATGTCGGCCGCGGCTGGAGTGTCGACGAGGATGCGCTGATCGCAGCACTGAAGAACGGTGTCATCGGCGCCGCCGGTCTCGATGTCTTCTATGACGAGCCGAATGTGCCTGCCGGTCTGCTTGACCTGCCGAACGCCGTGCTGCTGCCGCATCTCGCATCCGGCTCGGTGCCGACGCGCAATGCCATGGCCGATCTGGTCGTGGACAATCTGATCAGCTGGTTCCAGCAGGGCAAGCCGCTGACGCCAGTGCCGGAAACGCCCGTCAAGGCTTAA
- a CDS encoding gamma-glutamyl-gamma-aminobutyrate hydrolase family protein, whose product MTKPIVAVPADIRTLDGAVWHAAQHQYVRAALNAAEVMSLIVPAFEKGYDIDAILDRVDGVLVSGSASNVHPSLYGVEARESDGPFDPARDATSLPLIRRAIDRGIPLLAICRGIQELNVALGGSLASEIQEQPGIWDHRRPEGVDRDGMYAIRQSVFVKEGSCIAGIIGSGEIQVNSLHRQAIAKTAPRLQVEALAEDGTVEAVSVIDAKAFAVGVQWHPEYWAETDKASNQIFAAFGDAVRDYVAKKAAARAIA is encoded by the coding sequence ATGACCAAGCCGATCGTTGCCGTTCCCGCCGATATCCGCACCCTCGATGGCGCCGTCTGGCACGCCGCCCAACACCAGTATGTCCGCGCAGCATTGAATGCCGCCGAAGTCATGTCGCTGATCGTGCCGGCTTTCGAGAAGGGCTATGACATCGACGCTATCCTCGATCGCGTCGATGGCGTGCTCGTCTCCGGTTCGGCTAGCAACGTTCACCCCTCGCTCTACGGCGTCGAGGCTCGGGAGAGCGACGGCCCCTTCGATCCGGCGCGTGATGCCACCAGCCTGCCGCTGATCCGCCGCGCCATCGACCGCGGCATCCCATTGCTCGCCATCTGCCGCGGCATCCAGGAGCTCAATGTCGCGCTCGGCGGCTCGCTCGCCAGCGAGATCCAGGAACAGCCGGGCATCTGGGACCACCGCAGACCCGAAGGCGTCGACCGCGACGGCATGTACGCCATCCGCCAGAGCGTCTTCGTCAAGGAAGGCTCCTGCATCGCCGGCATCATCGGCTCCGGCGAAATACAGGTGAACTCGCTGCACCGCCAGGCGATCGCCAAGACCGCGCCGCGTCTGCAGGTCGAAGCGCTCGCCGAAGACGGCACGGTCGAAGCCGTTTCCGTCATCGACGCCAAGGCCTTCGCCGTCGGCGTCCAGTGGCATCCGGAATATTGGGCCGAGACCGACAAGGCCTCGAACCAGATCTTCGCTGCCTTCGGCGACGCCGTGCGCGATTATGTGGCGAAGAAGGCCGCTGCTAGGGCCATCGCTTAA